In one window of Pseudomonadota bacterium DNA:
- a CDS encoding DUF1820 family protein produces the protein MADKHLYRVTFASQGKTYEVYARNVEHGTLFGFVMIEELVFGERTQLVVDPAEEKIKAEFENVKRSYIPMHAVVRIDEVNKRGVSKITNNGGDNVSQLPVPLYTPGDKSE, from the coding sequence ATGGCAGACAAACACCTGTATCGAGTGACCTTCGCTTCGCAGGGCAAAACATACGAGGTGTATGCCCGCAATGTCGAGCACGGCACATTATTTGGGTTTGTCATGATCGAGGAGCTTGTGTTTGGCGAGCGCACCCAGCTTGTCGTTGATCCCGCCGAAGAAAAAATCAAAGCCGAGTTTGAAAACGTCAAGCGCAGCTATATCCCGATGCATGCGGTGGTGCGCATCGACGAAGTGAATAAGCGCGGCGTCAGTAAAATCACTAATAATGGCGGTGACAATGTGTCGCAGCTACCCGTTCCACTTTACACGCCGGGCGACAAAAGCGAGTGA
- a CDS encoding MBL fold metallo-hydrolase — MRFAYLGSGSKGNACVIEAGRTRVLLDCGFSIKETVRRLARLALEPRDLTAIMVTHEHSDHIAGVGGLARRYDLPVYMTPGTHASNKAGELPVLHLVNSHSRFELGELAVQPVPVPHDAKEPCQYVFSHQGLRLGILTDVGHITPFIERHYARCDALVVECNHDREMLHTGPYPPRLKQRVGGQYGHLNNEQAATLLRTVDFRRLKMVMAVHISEKNNCVHRVRRALESVLPQPAPHVELADQNDGTPWWCLRTLAQSPPNSIELASPQVEHSC, encoded by the coding sequence ATGCGTTTCGCCTACCTAGGAAGCGGCAGCAAGGGTAACGCGTGTGTTATCGAGGCCGGGCGCACACGAGTATTGCTCGACTGTGGTTTTTCGATTAAAGAAACCGTACGACGCTTGGCCCGCCTTGCGCTTGAGCCGCGCGATCTCACTGCGATTATGGTGACGCACGAACACTCCGACCATATCGCCGGCGTGGGAGGACTTGCGCGACGCTACGATCTGCCGGTTTATATGACGCCGGGCACGCATGCCTCAAATAAAGCCGGTGAGCTACCTGTGCTCCATCTGGTGAACAGTCATAGCCGTTTCGAACTCGGCGAGTTGGCGGTGCAGCCGGTGCCAGTGCCACATGATGCGAAGGAGCCGTGTCAGTACGTGTTCTCACATCAAGGACTAAGACTCGGCATACTCACTGATGTGGGTCACATTACACCGTTCATTGAGCGCCATTATGCGCGTTGCGACGCGCTTGTCGTGGAATGCAATCACGATCGCGAGATGCTGCACACCGGCCCGTACCCGCCGCGACTCAAGCAGCGCGTAGGTGGACAGTATGGGCATCTCAATAATGAACAGGCCGCCACGCTGTTGCGGACCGTGGATTTTCGCCGACTTAAAATGGTGATGGCCGTTCACATCAGCGAAAAGAACAACTGTGTCCACCGCGTGCGCCGCGCGCTTGAGTCCGTTTTGCCCCAGCCGGCGCCGCATGTCGAGCTGGCGGATCAAAACGACGGCACTCCCTGGTGGTGTCTGCGCACGCTTGCACAATCGCCGCCTAATTCTATTGAACTCGCGTCACCACAGGTAGAGCACTCATGCTGA
- the purL gene encoding phosphoribosylformylglycinamidine synthase, which yields MLTIHGAPGVSGFRLQKLNQTLTHLAPDARIESSRFVHFVDIDEALTTSETALLTRLLTYGDASSNADATATLTVLPRLGTVSPWSSKATDIANNCGLSKVKRMERGVEYVIHGLTPEAPSFEAITAVLHDRMTETVIVGDVVAEQLFAHSDPAPLVTVPLVTEGVDALVRANRDMGLALSDDEIDYLDHHYQRMQRDPTDVELMMFAQANSEHCRHKIFNADWTIDGVAQDKTLFQMIRNTHEQSPDRVLSAYSDNAAVMKGSVGKRFFAQATTGQYAAINENIDILMKVETHNHPTAISPHPGAATGNGGEIRDEGATGRGAKPKAGLTGFSVSHLRIPGLEQPWEGPENKSSRIASPLQIMLEGPIGGAAFNNEFGRPNLTGYFRTQEQVDGQNTVRGYHKPIMIAGGLGNIRRDHVHKCDIPAGSHVVIIGGPAMLIGLGGGAASSMSSGQSEEDLDFASVQRDNPEMERRAQEVIDRCWAMGEDNPILLIHDVGAGGLSNAVPESIDHSGLGGTLDLREVPNLDPGMSPMEIWCNEAQERYVLIIAPDSQSRFDQLCHRERCPAVRLGITTEARQLVLNDSEFDATPVDMPMDVLLGKTPRMSRVATHHAKHSDELDLSGLDLSDAIERVLSLPAVADKSFLITIGDRSVGGLCSRDQMVGPWQVPVADVAVTLADFEGYAGEAMAMGERTPIAAINAAASGRMAVLETITNLMAADIDTLGDICLSANWMAAAGHAHDDADLYATVRAVGEELCPQLGIAIPVGKDSLSMKSTWTDTRAQSHEVVAPISLIVSGFARVDDVRNTLTPQLVDRADTEIVMLDFGAGRQRLGGSALAQVYGGLGGETPDAPQPDLIKAIFATLRELRAQRLILAYHDRSDGGLLAALAEMSFASRLGLDVPVPDDHDAMLRHLFNEEAGCLIQIDTALIDRVVGVCAKHDVAHVLHRVAVCRQDHMVRLVTKQQVALFERSLLDLQRTWSATSYHLQALRDNPDCAAQEHARFDHYDPGLQAALTFDPDEDVAAPLIATGARPRLAVLREQGVNGQVEMAAAFSRAGFDCVDVHMSDLADGATLDGFSGLAACGGFSYGDVLGAGEGWAKTVLYNATVRDAFERFFAAPNTFALGVCNGCQMMATLRDIVPGAAHWPRFLRNRSEQYEARVVNLKVTSSPSILLHGMEGSVIPVVVSHGEGRAAFIDADQRAKAQGHIVAQYVDNARQTTSRFPANPNGSELAAAGFCSEDGRVTIMMPHPERVFRTVQNSWHPAAWNEDGPWTRLFRNARHWLG from the coding sequence ATGCTGACCATCCACGGAGCGCCAGGTGTATCTGGCTTTCGTCTACAGAAACTGAATCAAACGCTGACACACTTGGCGCCCGATGCACGTATCGAGTCGTCTCGCTTTGTGCATTTTGTCGATATCGACGAGGCGCTTACGACCTCCGAAACTGCCCTGCTAACGCGATTGCTGACCTATGGCGATGCGTCGTCGAACGCGGATGCGACCGCCACACTCACCGTCTTGCCTCGCCTTGGAACCGTATCGCCATGGTCGAGTAAAGCCACTGATATCGCCAACAATTGTGGTCTAAGTAAGGTCAAGCGCATGGAGCGCGGTGTCGAGTACGTGATTCACGGCTTGACGCCCGAAGCCCCTTCGTTCGAAGCGATTACCGCCGTGCTCCACGATCGCATGACGGAGACGGTGATCGTGGGTGATGTGGTCGCTGAACAGCTCTTTGCGCACAGCGATCCGGCGCCGTTGGTGACGGTGCCTTTGGTCACAGAAGGTGTGGACGCTCTGGTCAGAGCCAATCGTGATATGGGTTTGGCGCTGTCTGATGACGAGATCGACTATCTTGATCATCACTATCAGCGTATGCAGCGCGATCCGACCGATGTTGAGCTCATGATGTTTGCGCAAGCCAACTCCGAGCATTGCCGGCACAAAATTTTTAACGCGGATTGGACCATCGACGGGGTCGCGCAGGACAAGACGCTATTTCAAATGATTCGCAACACTCATGAGCAATCGCCTGATCGCGTGTTATCGGCGTATTCAGACAATGCCGCAGTGATGAAGGGTAGCGTGGGTAAGCGTTTTTTTGCGCAGGCAACCACGGGGCAATACGCGGCGATCAACGAAAACATCGATATCCTCATGAAGGTTGAGACACACAACCATCCAACCGCCATTTCGCCGCACCCGGGCGCGGCAACCGGCAATGGCGGAGAAATTCGTGATGAGGGTGCGACCGGGCGTGGCGCCAAACCCAAAGCCGGACTCACCGGGTTTTCGGTGTCCCATCTGCGCATTCCGGGCCTTGAGCAGCCCTGGGAGGGACCGGAAAACAAATCGTCGCGAATCGCCTCGCCTTTGCAAATCATGCTGGAGGGGCCGATCGGCGGTGCGGCGTTCAACAATGAATTTGGTCGGCCTAATTTAACGGGCTACTTTCGTACGCAAGAACAGGTCGATGGCCAAAATACGGTGCGTGGTTATCACAAACCCATCATGATCGCCGGCGGCTTGGGGAACATTCGTCGTGATCATGTGCACAAGTGCGATATTCCAGCGGGTTCGCATGTGGTCATTATCGGCGGCCCGGCCATGCTGATCGGCTTGGGTGGCGGCGCCGCGTCATCAATGAGTTCGGGCCAGAGCGAGGAGGACCTCGATTTTGCTTCCGTTCAGCGTGATAACCCGGAAATGGAACGTCGAGCCCAAGAGGTGATCGATCGCTGCTGGGCGATGGGCGAGGACAATCCCATCCTGCTGATCCACGATGTGGGTGCGGGTGGATTGTCTAACGCGGTGCCTGAAAGCATCGACCATAGCGGTTTGGGTGGCACGCTCGACCTGCGTGAGGTGCCGAACCTTGATCCGGGTATGTCCCCGATGGAAATCTGGTGCAACGAAGCGCAAGAGCGTTACGTACTGATCATTGCACCAGACAGTCAGTCACGCTTTGATCAACTGTGCCATCGTGAGCGTTGCCCAGCCGTGCGACTTGGCATTACGACCGAGGCGCGCCAGCTCGTGCTCAACGACTCAGAGTTTGATGCAACGCCCGTCGACATGCCGATGGACGTGTTACTCGGCAAGACCCCGCGCATGTCGCGTGTCGCGACCCATCACGCAAAACACAGCGATGAGCTTGATCTGTCTGGTCTGGATTTGTCGGATGCCATTGAACGGGTGTTGTCACTGCCTGCCGTGGCCGATAAGTCGTTTCTCATCACGATTGGCGACCGATCGGTCGGCGGACTGTGCAGTCGCGACCAAATGGTCGGGCCTTGGCAGGTGCCGGTGGCTGATGTTGCCGTGACGCTGGCCGATTTCGAGGGGTACGCCGGCGAGGCCATGGCAATGGGAGAGCGCACACCGATTGCGGCGATCAACGCGGCCGCATCGGGGCGGATGGCGGTGCTCGAGACCATAACCAACTTAATGGCTGCCGACATCGACACGCTGGGCGATATTTGTCTGTCCGCGAATTGGATGGCGGCGGCAGGACATGCGCACGACGATGCGGATCTTTACGCCACCGTGCGCGCGGTGGGCGAGGAGTTATGCCCTCAGCTGGGCATTGCCATTCCGGTGGGCAAAGACTCCCTGTCGATGAAAAGCACCTGGACGGATACGCGCGCGCAGTCACACGAAGTGGTCGCGCCAATTTCACTCATTGTGTCCGGATTTGCGCGGGTAGACGATGTACGCAATACCCTGACGCCCCAGCTTGTTGATCGTGCCGATACGGAGATTGTCATGCTCGATTTCGGTGCTGGCCGTCAACGCCTTGGTGGCTCGGCGCTGGCGCAGGTGTACGGTGGTCTGGGTGGTGAGACGCCCGATGCGCCCCAGCCGGATCTGATCAAAGCGATCTTCGCAACCCTACGCGAATTGCGGGCGCAACGTCTTATTCTCGCCTATCACGATCGCTCGGATGGCGGACTGCTGGCGGCGCTCGCCGAGATGTCGTTCGCCTCGCGTCTCGGTTTGGATGTTCCAGTGCCGGATGATCACGACGCGATGCTGCGCCATCTTTTCAATGAAGAAGCGGGTTGTCTTATCCAGATCGATACGGCTTTGATCGACCGGGTGGTTGGCGTGTGCGCCAAACACGATGTGGCACACGTGCTGCACCGGGTTGCGGTGTGCCGTCAGGACCATATGGTGCGGTTGGTAACGAAGCAACAAGTCGCTTTGTTTGAGCGTTCGTTGCTTGATTTGCAGCGCACCTGGTCAGCGACCAGCTATCATCTTCAGGCGCTTCGCGACAACCCCGATTGTGCTGCGCAGGAGCACGCCCGTTTTGATCATTATGATCCTGGACTTCAAGCTGCGTTGACGTTCGATCCCGATGAAGATGTGGCGGCACCGTTGATTGCCACTGGCGCACGCCCAAGGCTCGCCGTGCTGCGAGAGCAGGGTGTCAATGGCCAGGTTGAGATGGCCGCCGCCTTTAGCCGTGCTGGTTTCGACTGTGTCGACGTGCATATGAGCGATTTGGCTGACGGCGCGACGCTGGACGGGTTTTCGGGTTTGGCCGCTTGCGGCGGTTTTTCCTACGGTGATGTGCTGGGCGCCGGGGAAGGCTGGGCCAAGACCGTGTTGTATAACGCCACGGTTCGCGACGCATTCGAACGATTTTTTGCGGCCCCCAACACCTTTGCGCTCGGCGTTTGTAATGGGTGTCAGATGATGGCGACTCTACGCGATATTGTGCCCGGCGCTGCACATTGGCCGCGATTTTTGCGCAATCGCTCCGAACAATACGAAGCGCGCGTCGTGAATCTTAAAGTGACCTCCAGTCCGTCTATCCTCCTCCATGGCATGGAAGGGTCGGTGATCCCCGTCGTGGTGTCACACGGGGAAGGGCGTGCGGCGTTTATTGATGCCGATCAGCGTGCGAAGGCACAGGGACATATCGTGGCGCAATACGTCGACAATGCCCGGCAAACGACATCGCGCTTTCCCGCTAATCCGAATGGATCGGAATTAGCGGCCGCCGGTTTTTGCAGCGAGGACGGTCGAGTCACGATCATGATGCCCCATCCCGAGCGCGTGTTTCGCACCGTGCAAAACTCCTGGCATCCGGCTGCTTGGAATGAAGACGGGCCCTGGACTCGGCTATTTCGTAACGCGCGCCATTGGCTCGGCTAA
- a CDS encoding FecR domain-containing protein, with protein MLAVALALVATLASAQAVDPTPPREGETNESSAAAPTHVVGAGDTLYGVVAIYYPDKMARWTDVAADIVALNPDAFPRGLDTVMRLGDELSLVVYPDAPAPVSVAPPASAPATASEPASNPTGRDGATATATNPAPQNAASNPVSAATPSRDATAPTSDTQSTEPAPQNAPNAVAGTVRQVTQRVVAADSHETSRPLAVDEPVFEGDAIATDADATAVFALTDGALLTLIPNSRLHIEQAPDAGGSDRHFILTLIKGGFRYVGADPGDPVTRRLSVNTAVATLALEDASFSARVCARQSCRVIRDGRPLDPGLYVGVLNGVIALNNNSGKTSVSRGEFYHVAAPNASPEVAMQSASLLYDAEELVQLDLDVEEERPMNFFEWLRRQVFGD; from the coding sequence GTGCTCGCCGTCGCATTGGCGCTCGTGGCAACGTTGGCCAGCGCCCAAGCTGTTGACCCTACGCCCCCACGCGAAGGCGAGACCAACGAGAGCAGCGCGGCAGCACCCACCCACGTGGTGGGCGCTGGCGACACGCTCTATGGCGTGGTGGCCATCTACTACCCAGACAAAATGGCACGCTGGACGGATGTCGCGGCGGATATCGTCGCATTGAATCCCGATGCCTTTCCACGCGGCCTGGACACCGTCATGCGGTTAGGCGATGAGCTGTCGCTGGTGGTTTATCCCGACGCGCCAGCACCCGTGTCCGTGGCGCCGCCGGCGTCCGCCCCGGCGACCGCCTCTGAGCCCGCGTCCAACCCAACCGGGCGCGACGGCGCGACGGCGACAGCGACCAACCCAGCACCTCAGAACGCCGCGTCTAACCCGGTCTCCGCGGCCACCCCATCGCGCGACGCAACGGCGCCGACGTCGGATACGCAATCAACCGAGCCGGCGCCCCAAAACGCACCCAATGCGGTGGCTGGCACGGTGCGCCAAGTCACACAGCGGGTCGTGGCCGCCGACTCACACGAGACCAGCCGCCCGCTTGCGGTGGATGAACCGGTATTCGAAGGGGACGCGATTGCAACCGATGCCGACGCCACGGCAGTGTTCGCTCTCACCGATGGCGCACTACTCACGCTTATACCGAACAGTCGATTGCACATTGAACAGGCACCGGATGCGGGTGGGTCAGACCGGCACTTTATTCTCACGCTCATCAAGGGTGGGTTTCGTTATGTGGGCGCCGATCCAGGCGATCCAGTGACTCGACGTCTGTCGGTGAATACGGCGGTTGCCACGCTTGCCCTGGAGGACGCCTCATTTTCCGCGCGTGTTTGCGCTCGCCAGTCCTGTCGCGTTATACGCGACGGTCGCCCGCTCGATCCCGGGCTTTATGTGGGGGTGCTCAACGGCGTGATCGCCCTCAATAACAATTCCGGTAAAACGTCGGTAAGCCGCGGCGAGTTTTATCATGTCGCTGCACCCAATGCTTCCCCCGAAGTGGCCATGCAGTCCGCGTCGCTGTTATACGACGCCGAGGAGCTGGTGCAACTGGATCTGGACGTTGAGGAAGAGCGACCCATGAATTTTTTCGAATGGTTGCGGCGTCAAGTATTCGGCGACTAA
- the ettA gene encoding energy-dependent translational throttle protein EttA, which produces MAQFIYTMNRVSKIVPPKRTILRDISLSFFPGAKIGVLGLNGAGKSSLLKIMAGLDKEFDGEARPQPGIKIGFLQQEPGLDENKDVRGNVEEGVAETANLLKKFEEVSMRFGESLTDSEMDDLMAEQGKLQDAIDACNGWELERKLDVAADALRLPPWDADVSRLSGGEKRRVALCRLLLSEPDMLLLDEPTNHLDAQSVAWLERFLEEYPGTVIAVTHDRYFLDNVAGWILELDRGHGIPWEGNYSSWLEQKENRLKNEEKQQDARRKAMQAELEWVRSNARGRQSKSKARLKQFAEMSSREFQERNETQEIYIPPGPRLGDMVVVAEGVSKAFDDRVLVEDMNFTLPPGGIVGVIGPNGAGKSTLFKMMMGVEAPSSGSIRIGDSVQLAYVDQSRDALDDNKTVFEEISDGQDIITVGNYQTPSRAYCGRFNFKGTGQQQKISTLSGGERNRVHLAKLLKSGGNVLLLDEPTNDLDVETLRALEEALLVFPGCAVVISHDRWFLDRIATHILAFEGDSHVEWFEGNYADYTDDLKRRKGKEAEGPTRIKYKRLS; this is translated from the coding sequence ATGGCGCAATTTATCTATACCATGAACCGTGTTTCGAAGATCGTGCCGCCCAAACGCACGATTCTTCGCGACATCTCACTGAGTTTTTTCCCGGGCGCCAAAATTGGCGTGCTGGGCCTCAATGGGGCCGGCAAGTCTTCACTACTCAAAATCATGGCGGGCCTCGACAAGGAGTTCGACGGCGAAGCGCGCCCGCAACCGGGGATTAAAATCGGTTTTTTGCAGCAAGAACCCGGTCTCGACGAAAACAAGGACGTCCGTGGCAATGTCGAAGAAGGCGTGGCAGAGACCGCTAACTTGTTGAAAAAGTTTGAAGAAGTAAGCATGCGATTCGGCGAATCTCTGACCGACAGCGAAATGGACGACCTGATGGCGGAGCAGGGAAAACTTCAGGACGCCATCGATGCGTGCAACGGCTGGGAACTCGAGCGCAAATTGGACGTGGCCGCCGACGCGCTGCGTTTGCCACCCTGGGACGCGGACGTGAGCCGCCTGTCGGGCGGCGAAAAACGCCGTGTCGCGTTATGTCGTTTGCTCTTGTCCGAACCCGACATGCTCTTGCTGGACGAGCCTACCAACCACCTCGATGCGCAATCGGTCGCGTGGCTTGAGCGCTTTTTAGAAGAGTACCCAGGCACGGTGATTGCGGTCACGCACGACCGCTACTTTTTGGACAATGTGGCGGGCTGGATCCTTGAGCTCGATCGCGGCCACGGAATCCCCTGGGAAGGCAACTACTCGTCATGGCTTGAGCAGAAAGAAAATCGGCTCAAAAATGAAGAGAAACAGCAGGACGCACGACGCAAAGCCATGCAGGCTGAACTCGAGTGGGTGCGATCAAATGCGCGCGGTCGACAGTCCAAGTCCAAAGCGCGCCTCAAACAGTTTGCCGAAATGTCGTCTCGAGAATTTCAAGAACGCAACGAGACGCAAGAAATTTACATCCCACCGGGCCCACGTTTGGGCGACATGGTGGTTGTCGCCGAAGGCGTGAGCAAGGCCTTCGACGACCGCGTGCTTGTCGAGGACATGAATTTTACGTTACCCCCCGGCGGCATTGTTGGTGTCATTGGTCCAAACGGGGCAGGTAAAAGTACGCTGTTCAAAATGATGATGGGAGTCGAGGCACCCTCGTCGGGCAGCATTCGCATCGGCGACAGTGTTCAGCTTGCCTATGTCGATCAAAGTCGCGATGCACTGGATGACAACAAGACCGTGTTCGAAGAGATCTCCGACGGTCAAGACATCATTACGGTCGGCAATTATCAGACACCGTCGCGCGCGTACTGTGGTCGTTTCAATTTTAAGGGCACTGGTCAGCAGCAGAAGATCAGCACGTTATCCGGCGGGGAACGCAACCGCGTTCACTTGGCCAAGCTACTCAAATCAGGGGGCAACGTCTTGCTGCTCGATGAGCCGACTAACGACCTCGACGTCGAAACACTACGCGCACTGGAAGAGGCGTTGCTGGTCTTCCCCGGGTGTGCAGTGGTGATTTCTCACGATCGCTGGTTTCTTGATCGTATTGCGACGCACATACTCGCGTTTGAAGGAGACAGTCACGTGGAGTGGTTTGAAGGCAACTATGCCGACTACACCGATGACCTCAAACGGCGTAAGGGCAAAGAGGCTGAAGGCCCCACGCGCATCAAGTACAAACGCCTGAGTTAG
- the glyA gene encoding serine hydroxymethyltransferase produces the protein MLSKTNNVRDFDPELIVAIDAERARQEAHIELIASENYASPRVMELQGSVLTNKYAEGYPAKRYYGGCEHVDVAERLAIERACALFGARYANVQPHSGSQANAAVFFALLEPGDTVLGMSLAHGGHLTHGASVNFSGKLFNAVQYGVRDEDGLIDYDQIEALAKEHQPKLIVAGFSAYSRTMDWARFRAIADEVGAYLLVDMAHVAGLIAAGLYPNPLPHAHVCTTTTHKTLRGPRGGLILSNADESITKKFNSLVFPGTQGGPLMHVIAAKAVAFKEAQDPLFVDYQKQVVANASAMASRLQSRGYKIVSGGTDNHLFLVDLIGMEVTGKDASNALGEANITVNMNTVPNDPRSPFVTSGLRIGTPAITTRGFKVPEAEQIGDWIADVVDALNSGDASNEISRVKSEVGELCGRYPVYASG, from the coding sequence ATGCTGAGCAAAACAAACAACGTACGCGACTTCGATCCGGAACTCATCGTCGCGATTGATGCCGAACGGGCACGCCAGGAAGCCCATATCGAACTCATTGCTTCTGAAAACTACGCAAGCCCTCGAGTCATGGAACTGCAAGGTTCGGTGCTAACCAACAAATATGCCGAAGGGTACCCCGCTAAACGCTACTATGGCGGATGCGAGCATGTCGATGTGGCGGAGCGTCTGGCCATTGAGCGCGCATGCGCCCTGTTCGGTGCACGCTATGCAAATGTACAGCCGCACAGTGGCTCGCAGGCGAATGCCGCGGTGTTTTTTGCCTTACTCGAACCCGGTGACACCGTGCTGGGCATGAGCCTGGCGCATGGCGGTCACTTAACGCATGGCGCGAGCGTGAACTTTTCGGGAAAATTATTTAATGCGGTTCAGTACGGCGTGCGAGATGAAGACGGATTGATCGATTATGACCAAATCGAAGCACTCGCCAAGGAGCATCAACCCAAGCTCATTGTCGCCGGATTTTCCGCGTACTCCCGAACCATGGACTGGGCGCGCTTTCGCGCCATCGCCGATGAAGTCGGGGCCTATCTTCTGGTTGACATGGCGCATGTCGCCGGCCTGATTGCCGCCGGGCTTTACCCCAATCCGTTGCCGCACGCCCATGTTTGCACGACGACTACGCATAAGACTCTGCGTGGTCCACGTGGTGGCCTGATTTTGTCCAACGCCGATGAGTCCATAACCAAGAAGTTTAACTCGCTGGTGTTTCCAGGCACGCAAGGTGGCCCGCTAATGCATGTGATTGCGGCCAAAGCGGTCGCATTCAAAGAAGCGCAAGATCCGCTGTTTGTAGACTATCAAAAACAGGTGGTGGCCAATGCCAGCGCCATGGCGTCTCGATTGCAGTCTCGGGGCTATAAAATCGTATCGGGCGGCACCGACAACCATCTATTTTTGGTCGACCTGATTGGCATGGAAGTGACCGGTAAAGATGCGAGTAACGCTTTGGGTGAGGCGAACATTACGGTGAACATGAACACCGTTCCGAATGATCCGCGCTCACCGTTCGTGACCAGTGGATTGCGCATCGGCACGCCGGCCATCACCACGCGCGGTTTCAAGGTTCCAGAAGCCGAACAAATCGGTGACTGGATTGCCGATGTGGTTGATGCGCTTAATAGCGGCGATGCGTCGAACGAAATTTCGCGCGTGAAATCGGAAGTGGGTGAGCTGTGCGGTCGCTATCCGGTCTATGCGTCGGGTTAG
- the nrdR gene encoding transcriptional regulator NrdR: MHCPFCGNLETKVNDSRLAAEGNQVRRRRECLACAERFTTFESAELVMPYLVKSDGRREPFNEQKLRSGIVKALEKRPVAASDIEVAVNHITHQLRTAGERELPSRRVGELVMQELRQLDDVAYVRFASVYRRFQDAAEFAEEVERLQESSSATDEQLPLLPNK, from the coding sequence ATGCACTGTCCTTTTTGCGGGAACCTCGAAACGAAAGTGAACGATTCGCGGCTTGCTGCCGAAGGCAATCAAGTGCGCCGGCGGCGTGAGTGTTTAGCGTGCGCAGAACGGTTTACTACGTTTGAGTCGGCTGAACTGGTGATGCCCTATCTGGTCAAAAGCGATGGTCGACGTGAGCCGTTTAATGAACAAAAGTTGCGTTCGGGTATTGTCAAAGCGTTGGAGAAACGACCCGTTGCCGCGTCGGATATCGAAGTGGCTGTCAACCACATCACACATCAGTTGCGCACGGCAGGCGAGCGTGAGCTGCCGTCGCGACGTGTGGGCGAGCTGGTGATGCAGGAGCTGCGCCAACTTGATGATGTGGCCTATGTTCGATTTGCGTCGGTGTACCGACGCTTTCAAGATGCCGCGGAATTTGCTGAAGAAGTCGAGCGACTGCAAGAGAGCAGTAGCGCGACAGATGAACAGCTTCCGCTGTTACCCAACAAGTAG
- the ribD gene encoding bifunctional diaminohydroxyphosphoribosylaminopyrimidine deaminase/5-amino-6-(5-phosphoribosylamino)uracil reductase RibD — protein sequence MTTGSTEIDRKRDAFSPTDEAFMRRALALARLAAYSVSPNPSVGCVLTRADAIVGEGWTQPPGGAHAEIKALSTCTDPRGTTAYVTLEPCAHTGRTGPCCEALIEAGVARVVAAIEDPFEAVRGRGLARLREAGVDVQLGLLADEARRHHAGFLTRVATGRPFVRVKIAASLDGATALSNGESKWITGEAARRDVHWLRAASDAVVTGVGTVIADNPMLTARLDQSHTEPLRVTQPRAVLLDSDFSSPPQSNLLQRDSLVFTAPDTDVPAGAFEQAALPRAGRGLDLGALLDELGRRQHNEVLVEAGPRLTGAFIEARLLDELIVYQAPRLMGAGARTMANIGPFSSMDDVIQLTPVASERVGDCTKMTFTRSD from the coding sequence ATGACAACCGGATCCACAGAGATTGATCGTAAGCGCGATGCGTTCAGCCCGACGGACGAGGCTTTTATGCGCCGCGCCCTCGCGCTGGCGAGATTGGCGGCGTACTCGGTGTCGCCCAATCCCAGCGTTGGGTGCGTGCTGACTCGAGCTGACGCGATTGTCGGCGAAGGTTGGACCCAGCCGCCTGGTGGCGCACATGCCGAAATCAAAGCGCTTTCGACATGCACCGATCCGCGAGGCACTACCGCGTATGTCACGCTGGAGCCGTGCGCCCATACGGGCCGAACGGGACCTTGCTGCGAGGCGCTTATCGAAGCGGGCGTCGCGCGCGTGGTGGCCGCCATTGAAGATCCATTTGAGGCGGTACGTGGCCGAGGGCTGGCGCGACTGCGGGAAGCGGGTGTGGATGTTCAGCTTGGCTTATTGGCCGATGAGGCTCGTCGACATCACGCTGGGTTTCTAACCCGTGTCGCGACCGGGCGACCATTTGTGCGAGTGAAAATCGCGGCGAGTCTGGACGGCGCCACCGCGCTGTCTAACGGTGAGAGCAAATGGATAACCGGGGAAGCCGCTCGGCGTGATGTGCACTGGCTGCGCGCTGCGAGCGATGCAGTGGTGACCGGAGTGGGGACGGTGATAGCCGATAACCCGATGCTGACCGCGCGACTCGATCAGTCGCACACCGAGCCGTTGCGGGTAACTCAACCTCGCGCCGTGCTGTTGGATAGCGACTTTAGTTCACCACCGCAGTCGAATCTCCTCCAGCGCGATTCGTTGGTGTTCACGGCACCCGACACTGACGTGCCGGCGGGCGCGTTCGAACAGGCCGCATTACCACGCGCTGGTCGTGGCCTGGATCTTGGTGCATTGCTGGATGAGTTGGGACGTCGACAGCACAACGAGGTGTTAGTCGAAGCGGGACCGAGGTTAACCGGTGCGTTTATCGAGGCGCGCTTGTTGGATGAACTCATTGTGTACCAGGCACCGCGTCTGATGGGCGCGGGTGCGCGTACTATGGCGAATATTGGACCGTTTAGTTCGATGGACGACGTGATTCAATTGACGCCGGTGGCGTCGGAGCGGGTCGGGGACTGCACTAAGATGACGTTTACTCGATCGGACTGA